From Phaeocystidibacter marisrubri, the proteins below share one genomic window:
- a CDS encoding glycosyltransferase family 4 protein produces the protein MRILFSNNSAWSVYNFRRKMLAEIRESMGCEIHVLCPWDEVYSNLLKEEGFVVHRLDFHNNDASFSNQIRLFLKYRTIYKQIAPDVILHNAILPNIYGSLAARLNGIPVINNVSGLGSAFIKGGLTWKLIKILYKLSQRKADHIFFQNEDDQAYFVQHILGRRTNYSLLPGSGVDIDRFHPKHRTFGTNDSTELCFVGRVIKDKGVVEYVDAIKILRSEGVDAKFHILGGLDEMQITGISRATVSQWQSDGLIIYHAQTDSPELELGKYDAIVLPSYREGMSRVLLEASSSGVPIITTNVPGCRQAVIADESGFLCEPKDVNSLQQAILKLLGKSKGERLQMGDRGRKLAEDTFDEKWVVGSYLDQIKKLTQSN, from the coding sequence ATGAGGATACTTTTCTCAAATAACAGTGCTTGGTCCGTTTATAATTTCCGTCGCAAAATGCTGGCGGAGATTAGAGAGTCTATGGGGTGTGAGATTCACGTTTTGTGCCCTTGGGATGAAGTATACTCCAACCTTCTAAAAGAGGAAGGCTTTGTGGTTCATCGTCTTGATTTTCACAATAACGACGCTTCATTTTCCAATCAGATACGATTGTTTTTGAAGTATAGAACCATCTATAAACAGATAGCACCTGATGTGATTTTGCACAATGCCATCTTGCCTAATATTTACGGTTCTTTGGCAGCTAGGTTGAATGGCATCCCGGTTATCAATAATGTTTCTGGTCTTGGTTCTGCCTTTATCAAAGGGGGCTTAACATGGAAGTTGATCAAAATACTCTACAAGTTGAGTCAGAGAAAAGCCGATCATATTTTCTTTCAGAATGAAGATGATCAAGCCTATTTCGTTCAGCATATCCTTGGCCGTAGAACCAATTATTCTCTCCTTCCTGGTTCAGGCGTTGACATCGACCGGTTCCATCCAAAGCACCGAACATTTGGGACGAATGACAGTACGGAGCTGTGCTTTGTAGGTAGAGTTATCAAGGACAAAGGAGTAGTGGAATATGTGGATGCCATCAAAATTCTTCGTTCAGAAGGCGTGGATGCCAAGTTCCACATTCTCGGTGGATTGGATGAGATGCAGATAACAGGAATCTCTCGCGCCACCGTTTCTCAATGGCAGTCTGACGGTTTGATTATTTACCATGCACAAACGGATAGTCCTGAATTAGAGCTGGGTAAGTATGATGCCATTGTACTTCCTTCCTATCGGGAAGGAATGTCCAGAGTCTTGCTCGAAGCAAGTAGTTCAGGGGTGCCGATTATTACTACCAATGTACCGGGCTGTAGACAAGCGGTGATCGCAGATGAAAGTGGATTTCTTTGTGAGCCAAAAGACGTAAATTCTCTCCAGCAAGCGATTTTAAAACTTTTGGGTAAATCCAAAGGTGAGCGATTGCAAATGGGGGATAGAGGAAGGAAGCTAGCGGAAGATACTTTTGATGAAAAGTGGGTGGTAGGTAGCTATCTAGATCAAATAAAAAAATTGACTCAATCCAACTAA